The genomic region AAGGTGACTACCATCAAGCGGTAGTACCACCCTAGCGAGAAGTTTTATCCTATTTGATTCAGTGGCTAATTTGATTATGGCAGAAGGAGCGAAAGGGGGATTGTAGACTGTATTCTTGGCAACATTTTCATTTTGGTTTTCCCCTGACAGTAGTAACAACCCTCATCACGTATCTTTGGCTAACGGAATTATAAGACGATTAGTTATTTGTTTAATTTACAATAAGCAACACCATACGTTGTTTTGGCAAAATACCGTCACCTATAATGGCACATCACCTCCTAAATATGTTTCTTGTGGCTTCATTGCAAAAAGTGGAAATTATTTGTTCTTTTTTTCCTCTTCACCTTCTTGCCAATAGTAGTAGAGTAGGTAATAAAATTTGATGATTTCTTCCTGGGAAAGGGCTTGATTTTTCAGGTTAATCAAAAAGGTTTCGATAAAGGAGACAATCCAAGACAACTCCTGTCTACAGGATTGGGTATCCAGACGGGAAATAACTTCTTTTGCCTCTTGAATGAGATCCTGTCTTTCTTCTATTATGGGAGTAGAGCGCCGGAGGGGGTCCCTTTCAACAGCGGCAAAGGCTTGGGTGACTACGAAGGAGATTTTTTGTTTCAAATCCCTCTTCTCTTTAATTTGCCGTCGTTGTCTTTCCACCCCCTCCACGGAGGAGGCATAATAACAGGGGAGGCGGTTTAGGGCAAAGGTAGCCACCTCTACTAGATTGAGGTAGGAGGCTTTTTTGGCCAAATTCTTGTCTACAGCTATCTGGTATTTAATCTCCTCCTCTACGAATTCCTCCATCACATTT from Geminocystis sp. M7585_C2015_104 harbors:
- a CDS encoding late competence development ComFB family protein encodes the protein MSEKPLQTYKNVMEEFVEEEIKYQIAVDKNLAKKASYLNLVEVATFALNRLPCYYASSVEGVERQRRQIKEKRDLKQKISFVVTQAFAAVERDPLRRSTPIIEERQDLIQEAKEVISRLDTQSCRQELSWIVSFIETFLINLKNQALSQEEIIKFYYLLYYYWQEGEEEKKNK